Proteins encoded within one genomic window of Mesorhizobium sp. AR10:
- the cyoC gene encoding cytochrome o ubiquinol oxidase subunit III, translating into MNFTVAVESGGALSSASEAGPAPKRIVVAYGFWIFLLSDIVMFSALFAAYAVLQHANAGGPTGAQLFNQSRVAIETACLLASSYTCGLMSLAVNSRRRFATYLGALLTFVLGVAFLTLEIREFADMVAQGAGPQRSAFLSAFFALVGCHGLHVTAGLIWLVVMMGQVASKGFRPAVQRRLQCFSLFWHALDIVWVGLFTVVYLMGVTQ; encoded by the coding sequence ATGAACTTCACTGTTGCCGTTGAGTCTGGCGGTGCGCTGTCCAGCGCGAGCGAAGCCGGTCCGGCGCCGAAGCGGATTGTCGTTGCCTACGGCTTCTGGATCTTCCTGCTGAGCGACATCGTGATGTTCTCGGCACTGTTTGCAGCCTACGCGGTGCTCCAGCATGCCAATGCGGGTGGTCCGACCGGTGCCCAGCTGTTCAATCAGTCCAGGGTCGCCATCGAAACCGCGTGCCTTCTCGCCTCGAGCTACACATGCGGGCTGATGAGCCTGGCGGTCAATTCGCGGCGCCGTTTCGCAACGTACCTGGGTGCCTTGCTTACATTCGTGCTCGGCGTCGCGTTCCTCACCCTCGAGATACGCGAGTTCGCCGACATGGTCGCGCAAGGCGCGGGCCCGCAACGCAGCGCCTTCCTCTCGGCTTTCTTCGCCCTTGTCGGCTGCCACGGATTGCACGTCACCGCCGGCCTGATCTGGCTGGTGGTGATGATGGGGCAGGTCGCATCGAAGGGGTTTCGGCCTGCCGTCCAGCGTCGGCTGCAGTGCTTTTCGCTGTTCTGGCACGCGCTCGACATCGTCTGGGTCGGGCTGTTCACGGTCGTCTATCTGATGGGAGTGACCCAATGA
- the dapA gene encoding 4-hydroxy-tetrahydrodipicolinate synthase, with product MTPEQARVGLNGAMTALVTPFSNGEVDLPGLTTLLEWQIEQGIDGLVPCGTTGEAPTLSWEERLDVLARCVKVASGRVPVIAGTGTNNTEATVAFTTAAEAFGADAALIVTPYYNRPTQEGIYRHFEAIARKVRIPIIVYNVPARTGVDLSPETIERLAQIPTIIGIKDATGDLSRPSSLAAALGERFIQFSGHDSTSFGFNTMGGRGTISVVSNVAPRLCVEMHDACRAGDHHSARAIHHRLRPLIAALELESNPIPVKYALHLALGLSPDVRLPLTPVQPETASAIREAMLVLAENDSSVFNSRRAVNAGQWWV from the coding sequence ATGACACCTGAACAAGCACGCGTGGGCCTCAATGGCGCCATGACCGCACTGGTAACCCCTTTTTCAAACGGAGAAGTCGACCTGCCCGGCCTGACGACATTGCTGGAATGGCAGATCGAACAGGGGATCGACGGCCTGGTGCCATGCGGCACCACCGGCGAGGCACCGACCTTGTCCTGGGAAGAACGTCTCGACGTGCTTGCCCGGTGCGTGAAGGTCGCCAGCGGCAGGGTGCCGGTCATCGCCGGCACCGGCACCAACAACACCGAAGCGACGGTCGCCTTTACCACCGCGGCGGAAGCATTTGGCGCCGATGCCGCCCTGATCGTGACGCCGTACTACAACAGGCCGACGCAGGAAGGCATCTACCGCCATTTCGAGGCCATCGCCCGCAAGGTCAGGATTCCGATCATTGTCTACAATGTTCCGGCTCGCACCGGCGTCGACCTGTCCCCGGAAACGATCGAGCGCCTGGCACAGATTCCGACCATCATAGGCATCAAGGACGCGACGGGCGATCTGAGCCGGCCGTCATCGCTTGCCGCTGCTCTGGGAGAGCGCTTCATCCAGTTCTCCGGCCATGATTCGACATCTTTCGGCTTCAACACGATGGGCGGCCGCGGCACGATTTCCGTGGTCTCCAACGTCGCGCCCCGCCTGTGCGTCGAAATGCACGATGCGTGCCGCGCCGGAGATCACCACAGTGCCAGGGCAATACACCATCGGCTGCGGCCGCTCATCGCGGCCCTGGAGTTGGAGAGCAATCCAATCCCGGTGAAATATGCATTGCACCTTGCATTGGGGCTGAGCCCCGATGTTCGCTTGCCGCTGACGCCGGTGCAGCCGGAAACCGCCAGCGCCATCCGTGAAGCGATGCTGGTGCTAGCCGAGAACGACAGCAGCGTTTTCAACTCAAGACGGGCTGTCAACGCCGGACAATGGTGGGTCTAG
- a CDS encoding MotA/TolQ/ExbB proton channel family protein: MVDIYSRESVLQHKSRPGIVPIGQKLWPEQAVDLGSHTVARRLSDTHSDHGAPLAFLSRFIVLQAIGVAGIVGLWVAGIASKPFAGDNAFLCWFIAAIGALGLLCVFLRRWRDVDWLATHVVRIGLLGTVVGLIVAFSAARAGGSADPNAIRPMIASVIDGMYVALYATLLGIATNLWLKINLRLLGNFDG, encoded by the coding sequence ATGGTTGATATCTATTCCCGCGAAAGCGTACTGCAGCACAAGTCGCGGCCCGGCATCGTCCCAATAGGTCAAAAGCTTTGGCCAGAGCAGGCAGTTGACCTGGGATCGCACACAGTTGCCCGTAGGCTGTCGGACACGCACTCCGACCACGGGGCTCCGCTCGCGTTTCTGTCGCGGTTCATCGTTCTTCAGGCGATCGGCGTCGCCGGAATCGTCGGCCTGTGGGTCGCCGGCATTGCCAGCAAACCGTTCGCCGGCGACAACGCGTTTCTGTGCTGGTTCATCGCTGCTATCGGTGCCTTGGGCCTTCTGTGTGTCTTCCTTCGACGCTGGCGCGATGTCGACTGGCTGGCGACCCATGTGGTGCGGATCGGGCTGCTCGGAACCGTGGTTGGGCTCATCGTCGCCTTCTCCGCGGCGCGCGCTGGCGGCTCGGCCGACCCCAATGCGATCCGGCCGATGATAGCGTCGGTGATCGACGGCATGTATGTCGCGCTCTATGCGACGCTGCTGGGGATAGCCACGAACCTGTGGCTGAAGATCAATCTTCGCCTGCTGGGGAACTTCGATGGATGA
- the cyoD gene encoding cytochrome o ubiquinol oxidase subunit IV → MTTARFDRAPGDQSIATEQEATSSGILVYSIGLVFALILTAISFWVANTTLLWGPGVPLGLAVLAIAQMGIHLVFFLHITTGTDNTNNVLALAFGVLIVLLVVAGSLVIMTNLNSSMMPPGDLMDMQMKY, encoded by the coding sequence ATGACAACAGCACGTTTCGATCGCGCCCCCGGCGACCAGTCGATTGCGACCGAGCAGGAAGCGACATCCTCCGGGATCCTAGTCTACAGCATTGGCCTGGTGTTCGCCCTGATCCTCACCGCAATCTCGTTCTGGGTCGCCAACACCACGCTGCTCTGGGGACCGGGCGTGCCGCTTGGCCTTGCGGTGCTCGCCATCGCTCAGATGGGAATCCACCTGGTGTTCTTCCTGCACATCACGACCGGCACCGACAACACCAACAACGTGCTCGCGCTCGCGTTCGGCGTGCTCATCGTCCTGCTGGTGGTGGCCGGTTCCCTGGTGATCATGACCAACCTGAACAGCAGCATGATGCCGCCCGGCGACCTGATGGATATGCAAATGAAGTACTGA
- a CDS encoding succinate dehydrogenase assembly factor 2, with protein sequence MNRRLSYASQREDLNVRNRRVLLRCWHRGTQESGLILGSFAEQSIDKLNDAQLDRLEALLDCPDADLFGWIIGNRPAPAEHNHDVMRLLRGFCGVRHQRPLQNRQRQN encoded by the coding sequence ATGAACAGACGCCTCTCCTATGCATCACAGCGTGAGGATCTGAACGTCCGAAACAGGCGAGTGTTGCTCCGCTGCTGGCACCGGGGAACTCAAGAAAGCGGTCTCATCCTCGGTTCGTTCGCGGAACAGTCCATTGATAAATTGAACGATGCTCAACTTGATAGACTCGAAGCACTGCTCGATTGCCCCGACGCCGATCTATTCGGCTGGATCATCGGCAACCGTCCGGCGCCGGCGGAACATAATCATGACGTGATGCGCCTGCTGCGTGGCTTCTGCGGAGTGCGCCATCAAAGACCCCTGCAGAACCGACAGCGTCAAAACTGA